The DNA segment GCGAACCGACTGATGATTTCTGGAGAATAGTGCCGGGATGTCAAAACCTAGCTTAGAGTTAAAAGGCGCTTCTTTTACTCTTTCAGTGCTTCATATCAATAGCAGCGACTTAAATGCTGTCATGGCTGAATTAGATAGCAAATTGGCACAAGCCCCTCAATTTTTTCTGGGTGCCCCTTTAGTCGTCAATCTCAGCGCCATCCAAGATAACGATTTCAATTTACATGGCTTAAAAGAGTTATTACTTTCCCGCCAACTCGTTATCGTGGGGATCACCGGAGCAACGACCGCCCTCAGCAATCAAGCTAAGACTCTGGGACTTGCCATCGTCAAAGCGGGTAAACAAAGCGTGACGCCCCCGCCTGCCCCGCGTCAAACGAAGGTTTTGAAGCAAAATATCCGCTCAGGCCAGCAGGTCTATGCAAAAAATGGTGATTTAATCATATTTGGTGCCGTAGGTAATGGCGCTGAAGTCATTGCCGATGGTAGCATTCATATTTATGGCGCATTACGAGGAAAAGCCATGGCGGGCGCGGCCGGCGACAGCAGCGCGGTAATCATCGCCCATTCCCTCGAGGCCGAATTAGTTTCAATAGCAGGGCAATATTGGCTCGCTGAAAATCTACAACAACATAGCTCAGATAAAAGCGGCTGCATTCGCTTAAATGGCGAGTCGCTTATCGTTGAATCATTGCCCCTCTAAATGGCATAAAAAAGGATAGAGAGAAACATGGCACAAATTATTGTTGTCACTTCAGGTAAAGGTGGTGTTGGTAAGACCACATCCAGTGCGGCGATTGCAACTGGACTTGCAATACAAGGGCATAAAACTGTTGTTATCGATTTCGATATAGGCTTACGTAACTTAGATTTGATCATGGGCTGCGAGCGCCGCGTCGTCTATGACTTTGTCAATGTGATCAACGGTGAAGCAAATTTAAATCAGGCACTGATTAAAGACAAACGCTGTGAGAAACTGTTTGTACTGCCTGCATCGCAAACTCGCGATAAAGATGCGCTGACCAAAGAAGGCGTGGGTCGTGTGCTTGATGATTTAGCCAAAGAATTTGATTTTATTATTTGTGACTCACCTGCTGGGATTGAGCAAGGCGCGATGATGGCATTGTACTTTGCCGATATCGCCATTGTGACCACCAACCCTGAAGTGAGCTCGGTTCGCGACTCTGACCGTATTCTGGGCATGTTGCAAAGCAAGTCACGCCGCGCCGAACTGAATTTAGAGCCGATAAAAGAGTACTTACTGCTGACTCGTTATTCGCCGAGTCGGGTAAAATCGGGCGAAATGTTAAGTGTTGACGATGTAAAAGAAATCCTTGCCATTGAACTACTTGGTGTTATCCCTGAATCGCAATCTGTACTCAAGGCCTCTAACTCGGGTGTGCCTGTGATTATCGATCAAGAAAGTGATGCAGGTGCGGCTTACAGTGATACGGTCGCGCGTTTACTGGGTGAAGATGTGCCAGTACGCTTCATTACGGAAGAGAAAAAAGGTTTCTTACAACGGATATTTGGTAGCTAATTATGTCTTTACTCGACTATTTCAAAAGCAAGAAAAAGCCTAGCACTGCGGTAATGGCAAAAGAGCGACTGCAAATTATTGTGGCCCATCAACGTGGACAGCGGGATACTCCCGATTATTTTCCACAGATGAAACAAGAAATTATCGCCGTTATCCGCAAATATGTGCATATTTCTGATGATCAAGTTTCTGTGCAGTTAGATCAGAACGACGATAACCTGTCGGTACTCGAACTTAACGTCACATTGCCTGACAGATAAGTCGAGCGTTGGCGTCATCCCCATCACGGGGATGACGCTTTCTGCTGCGCTTTCCCCAGCCTTCGGCGACATAAGATTGAACTAAGACTTGGTTACACTTGTTTAGCAAAGCTTTATGTTCGCGTTCATAAAGGTCTTAACAACACGCCAAGACCTCGATATTACTGCTAATACTCTTTACTGCGGCTATCAATACAGGCTGTTAGCTTAAGTCGTAAACTGAGCTCTTAACTTTGCCCTCTGTATTAATTATTCCTCAAACTAGACGTCAAGCTTTGCCAACGATTCGGCGGCGATTTGTCCACGCCAGCCACTTAAGACCGTCGGTAACTCACCCTGCTGTTTATCCCAACGCCATTGTAAATACTCATGAATATGACGTTTAGAGCCCAGCATCTCCATCGGGATAGCATGCTGCTCGCACAGTTCAGTTAAGCAGGTTTTAATATTCTTAAAGGCCGATTTGTAACCTGGTTTAAGCGCTAAGACATCCACTAATTCGGGAGGGTTGCTTAAATCGGCAGTCTGCATCACCCGTAAAATATCTTTACCGTGAATGCGTTTCTCCTGCTCGGTCAAATCGTTCAGTTTGAGCAAATCGCCCATGCTCTTAGGCTGCTTCTTCGCTAGCGCGATCAGGCCGTGATCTTTAATTACAAAGCCCAAGGCTAAATCCCGCGCTAAGGCTTTTTCTAAACGCCACTTAGCCAACACTTTAAGGTAGGCCAATTGATGCTCGGTGAGCTGAAAAGCGTTTTTGACTCTTAGGTACGCAGTATCCATATCCGGCGTTGCTAAGCGCCCTTCTGTCATCCGCTCACCTTCTTCATACAGCCAGCCTAAGCGATCTTGCGCTTTAAGCTTGTCGGCAAGTTGCGGATAGAGTTGATACAGATACAACACATCGTTGGCGGCGTAGCTCAGCTGCGCCTCAGTCAAAGGGCGGCGCATCCAGTCGGTGCGCGACTCACCCTTATCAATCACTTCACCTAAGCAGGTTTCCACTAACTTGGCATAACCTAGACCATGGCCCATGCCACATAAAGAGGCTGCGATTTGGCTATCGAACAAAGGCGTAGGTTGACGCTGACCATAGTGGGCAAAGACTTCTAAGTCCTCGCTGCAGGAATGCACTAGCTTGATGATGTTGGGATTATCCAGCAAAGACCAGAATGCACTGAGATCTGGCAGCGCAACCGGGTCAATTAAGGCCAAGGTTTTACCATCATAGGCTTGAATGAGCCCAAGCTTAGCGTAGTAGGTACGTGTGCGCACAAACTCGGTATCTAACACGAGCAGTGGACTCTGTTGATATTGAGCGACGAGGGCATTAAGGCTCGCTTCGTCGCTCACATACTGAAACACTGACAAATTCTTCTCCAGTTCCTGTGGGTTAAGCACCGTCCATAAAAACAAAAGCCGGCTCATTGCCGGCTTCAATCTTACGCGCGCTTCACTTCGTCTCGAAGTTCTCGTCGCAAGATCTTACCCACGTTGGTTTTAGGTAACTCGTCCCTAAATTCTACCAGCTTCGGTACTTTATATCCCGTTAAATGCGCACGGCAATGCTTAATGATGTCGTCAGCGGTTAAAGATTTATCTTTTGCCACCACAAACACCTTCACTAATTCGCCACTGGCGTCATTTGGCACGCCAACCGCAGCCACTTCAATCACTTTAGGGTGTAACGCGATCACCTCTTCGACTTCATTGGGGAAGACGTTGAAGCCCGACACTAAAATCATGTCTTTCTTACGGTCGACGATATAGAAGAAGCCTTGTTCATCCATATAACCGATATCGCCGGTGGCAAGCCAACCATCTTTATCGATCACTTTGGCCGTTTCCTCTGGGCGCTGCCAGTAGCCTTTCATGATCTGTGGACCTTTACCAAACAGTTCACCCGTCTCGCCTTGCGGCAACACATTACCTGCATCATCACGCACTTGAATTAAGGTCGATGGCGCAGGGAAACCGATAGAACCATTGTAACCGTCTAAGTTATAGGGGCAGCAAGTGAGTAGCGGCGAGGCTTCGGTTAAACCGTAACCTTCAAGTAAACGGGTTTTCGTGATGCTTTGCCATTTATCGGCCACGGCTTTTTGCACCGCCATCCCGCCACCAATGGATAATTTTAGGCGAGAAAAATCCAGTTCCGCAAAATCGCTACTGTTCACTAACGCATTAAACAGGGTGTTGACGCCTGTCAGCGCGGTAAAAGGATATTTTTTCAGTTCGGCCACAAACCCTGGAATATCCCGAGGATTAGTGATTAACAGGTTTTGGCTGCCCTTATGTAAGAACAGTAAGCAGTTCACTGTTAAAGCAAAAATATGGTAAAGCGGCAAGGCTGTTACCACAAATTCGTTGCCATCACGCAGTGCGGGTGAATAGGCACCATTGGCCTGTAATACGTTTGCGACCACGTTTTTGTGGGTCAACATGGCGCCCTTTGACACCCCAGTCGTTCCACCAGTGTATTGCAAAAAGGCTAGGTCATCACCCGTGATAACGGGTTTGACATACTGCATTCTGCGCCCTCTAGAGAGAGTTTCACGCATTGAAAGTGCATGGGGTAAGTCGTATTTAGGCACCAGCTTTTTGATGTACTTGACCACAAAGTTCACTAAGGTGCGTTTTGGCGCGCTTAGCAGATCCCCAAGCCCGGTGATAATCACGCTTTTAACGGGTGTCTGGTCGACAACTTCTTCCAAGGTACGGGCAAAGTTTGATACGACCACAATGGCCTTCGCGCCAGAGTCGACTAACTGGTGCTTTAATTCGCGGGGAGTGTAAAGCGGGTTAACGTTAACCACCACCATGCCCGCACGTAAAATACCAAACAGCGCAATGGGATATTGCAGCAGGTTCGGCATCATCAGGGCGACACGGTCACCCTTTTGGAGTTTCAATTCATTTTGCAGATAAGCGGCAAACGCACGGCTGCGTTCTTCAAGTTTACGGTAAGTTAGCGTGGCACCCATGTTGATAAATGCCGGTTGATCCGCATATTTGGCCACCGCCGTCTCGAACATATCGACGAGCGATGAATACTGATCCGCATTAATCTCGGCAGGTACATCTTTTGGCAAATGATTAATCCAAGGCTGATCCACTACTTTCTCCTAAATCCCCACAACTGCGGACACGGTATCCCTACTACCGTCAATACTCGACAAATACCGAGTTAAAATACCGACTTACATTTTATTGTTATTGATTGACCCGCATAAATCATACGGGCGTTTTAATTTTGATCATCATCACATAAAAAAAACAAAAAACCTAGCGTCTTTTTTATGTAAGCAAAAGCGATTATTCGACAAACTGCTGGATCAAGTGCGCAACCCCTTTGGCGTTATCCATGTGCACATGGTGGTCACCCTCAAGCATATGTTCAGACAAGTGTGTGAACCATTTCCTCGCCTTAGGCAGCGCCGCCTGTAACTGGCTAAAGCCCTGTTTGCCGCAGATTAATAAGGTCGAGACCGAAACATGCTGCATCAATGCATCGACCTGCTCAAAGGTCAGCCGCATGGGTGAGTCGAGCCTTAATCTTGGATCGCTACGCCACGCAACACCATCGGTGGTTGGTTGCATATTGCGCTCGAGTAACAAACGGCACCAAGGCTCCGCCAGCCCCGTTAAGTGCACTCTGGCTTTTACTGCGGTGTCCATGTTGTCGTAGACTTTTAGCTGTTTATGCTTTTGCGCTAAAAACTTCTCGTGCTGATAAAAACTCTTTCGCAGCCGCGTTTTCGCTTGAGTCGCCGACTCAAACAGTGGGCTTAACGCCTCAATCAAAATCAGTTTGTTGACCTTTTCTGGAAAGGTCGCGGTATACGCCGAGGCAATAATGCCCCCTAACGAATGCCCTATAATAGCCAACGGCTTTTGTGGCAACATCGCCAGTAACGCATCGAGATCGTATAAATAGTCAATCCAATGCAATGGATAATGTCCCGGCCGATGCGCTGAAAAACCATGACCGGGCCAATCTATGGCAAGTATTTGATAATGAGGCAAATACTCAACGAGAGGCTCAAAACTGTTCGCATTGTCTAACCAGCCATGCAACGCGAGCAATAACGGCTTATCTTTCGCTCCCCACAATCGACCACTCAGCTTGATATGGGGTAACACAAACTCGACTTGATTTTTGGGGGCGAAAGATTGCCACATATTGCCTCTAATGTCAGGTGATTAGCGCGATTTTTTGATAAATTTGAGCGTCATGCGATCGCTCTCACCAATTGCTTGGTATTTCTCCTTATCGGTATCGCCCAAGGCAAACGAAGGTGGCAGCGTCCATACCCCCTTGGCGTAGTCCTTAGTGTCTTTCGGATTGGCGTTGATTTCTGAGCTTTCGGCTAAGGTAAAACCCACCTTTTTGGCCAGCGCGATCATCTCGTCTTGGTCCATGTAACCCGTGCTCATATTCATGCCTTTATTGGCTCTATGTTCGACCACGCCAAACACACCGCCATCTTTCAGCACTTTATAGGAGGCGGCAAACACGTTTTCGAGTTGATCGCTTGAGGCCCAGTTATGTAAGTTACGGAAGGTTAATACCAAGTCAGCACTGCCATCGGCACCTAAATTCATTTTTGCAGGCGGGTCGAGAACCACCATTTTCGCATTGCCAAATAAGGCTTTATTGGCCGTCATCCAAGTATCGAATTTCACGCCCGCATTGGCGCGATAGCGATTACCTGGGGTGTCCGTGCTAGGGGTAGTTTCGAAACTGGCGGCAATATACTGCCCCTTAGGCGCAAGATAAGGGGCAAGGATTTCTGTGTACCAGCCATTGCCAGGCCAGAGTTCAATCACGGTTTGCGTGGGGGTGATACCAAAAAATGTGAGGGTTTCAGCGGGGTGACGATAAATATCGCGGCTGGCGTTTTTCGCTTGGCGAAATTCGCTCTTAATGGCCTTATCCAAGCCTTCATCGGCGTAGGCCATACCTGAACATAAACCAGCAATCAGCATACTGGCGACGAGTGTGACTTTTTTCATAATAATTCTCCTTGGATACCGAAGACTTAAGCTAGCAGTCTATATAAAAAAATCCAAGAATTAGCCGCACAAGTTGACTATTTAGGCTGTAAATATTTGTGATGTTATAGCGGCATTAATGCCGCCATAGATTAGCGAGACGTGGCAGAATCTATCCGGCGCCAAGCCATAAACAAGGCGCAGATACTGCAAAACAGCCAAATGGCGACCCAAATCCATGCCGGGATCCATGAACGTTCGGCCAGCAGCACCGCATCGCCCTGCCCTTCGAGTCCGAGCAATACCGTCGGGCTTGCCAGCGCATTGAGCATGATCATCAGGCCAATAATGCGTAAAAATTGCGTAAGGATTTTATTTTTGCTGAGTTTTAGCGGCAGTAATAACACAATCGTCAGCACAGCTAAAATGGCTAAGGTCAGTAAATCTCGCCCCCACAGCAGGCCACTTAACACCACTAATCCGCCCAGAAAGGCAAAGCTTAGGCGAATGCCCTTAGGCCAAGTTGCTAGCAGATAAATAAGGTATCCCCAACAGGCTGCGCCAAAATAGCCCGCAAATCCAATCACCAGTGGCGAACCACCTTGGCTAAAGCAAAAACCCGCACCATTGGGAAAGAGTTGTATATGACTCACTATGCCGCCACTGAGCACTGTTGCTATCCCATGGGATAACTCGTGAAAATAGCTCTCTAGCCACTTAAAAGGCACGCTCAGATAAGGAATGCGCGTCAATATCAGTGCCAGCATTAGTTCGATGATAAACAAACCACGGCTAGGCAAACCGCCAGTTAAACGTGGAGTAAAACGGGATTGAGAAGACACGGGCGCACTATCAGGCATAAATATCCACACCGACCATCTGCTGAATTTCTTCACGTTTGGCGGCATGTTGCGTTTGTAGGTATTGGGCAATAGCCCCTTGATGACCTCGGGTACTTTGCTCGTATTCGAGCTGGGCACCGAGTCTGGATTGTAGGTTTTGTGATGTTCCTTCCGCAGTATCATCAAAGGCTAAGGCAGAAACCGCATCGAGTTCAATCACAGGGCGTGGCGCTTCCGTGGGCGACATTCCCTGTATGACTGCGGGGCGATTACTCGCAACCGCTTGTGTCAAACTCGTTTGAAGTGAATTTACCTGCATCGAAATGCCCAGTTTATATCCTATTTGCCCTGGTTAACCCTGCTAGGCGGTTGTGACGAATGCCTAACTAAGAATTGATGTCTGCATTGAGAACCCATGCAGACAATCTAGATTCTAACGTATCATAGGTGAGAATGAACAGTTTATTCACGTCCCGGTAACTTTTTCCATGTCACAGTATCGCGTAGGTACACAGGTTCGAGTTCATCGACACTGGTGGTTAGTCCTGCTTTGATACCCGCTTCGGCCAGCGCTAACATGGCACGGGCATCGGGATACTTCACCGCCGCTAAAGTGGTAATACCGCAGCCTAACGCTAATAACTCAGGATAAGCATCAAAGCCAGTGCCACAGCCCACTATGGGTTTATTGAGATCGAATACCAGCTCCACCTGCTCTGGCGCGCTCACCACCTCTTTACCGACTAAGGTGGCAATGCCATCAACGGCAACAAATTGACCCCAGTACACTTCTCCCATGCGCGCATCGATACAACAGAGCACTTGTTCGGCTGCGTGTTCCGCAATCGCCATTTGTGCCATGGCCGCTAAGGTTGAAATGCCAATCACGGGTAGGTCTAACCCTAGGGCTAAACCTTGGGTCATGCTGGTACAAATACGGATACCCGTAAAACTACCTGGCCCACGGCCATAGGCAATCGCATCCAATTTATCTAAGCCGACATTGGCTTGTTTTAATACGGCTTCCACCATAGGCAATAAACGCTGACTATGTTCCCGAGGCGCATCGGCTAGCTCAGCAAAAACCTGTCCTTGATAATACAGGGCAGCCGAACAAGCTTCGGTACAAGTGTCGAGGGCGAGAATACAAACTGAGTCTTGGGGTGTTGTCATATAAAAACCGCGCTGTGGGCATAGTTGGACTGAAAAATTGACTTATTGACGTCCTGCACTATACCAAGTGTAAATTGGCGCAAATGATAACATCAAATAATAGAAAGCAAAGGCTTAAAAACGGCGGCTAATGACTCGATTGGCTTAGCGCTTGGTTTGTGATCGCCATCACTAACTCAACAACCTCTTCGGCCTTTGGCCAAATATTGGGAAACTTTTACCCTATTTTAGGTCAGAGCAAACAGTGCTGAAGCTTTTGTCTCACTTAATCAAGTTCACTAAAGCACCAACAAGTACAACCTAAGCATCGTTTTAATTCTCTCCCTTTGACGCGAAGCTTCGCGTGATGCTTTTACACTGTTAATAAGGAAATTCAATGAGCAGTACCAGAGAAAATCCCCTTAAACCCCTTCGCCGTTTAAGACGCCTACGCCGCACCGAAGCCATGCGTGACCTAGTGCGTGAAACTCAGGTTTCCCTAAGCGACTTAGTTCACCCACTCTTTATTGAAGAGCACATCAGCCAAGCCGTGCCTATTTCAACCTTGCCGGGGATCAGCCGTCTGCCCGAGAGTGCGCTTGCCGATGAGATCCAAAGGCTTTATGCATTAGGGATCCGCTATGTGATGCCCTTTGGCATTTCCCACACCAAAGATGCACAGGGCAGCGACACTTGGGATGACAATGGCTTACTTGCGCGAATGGTCCGCACCATCAAAACCGCCGCGCCAGAGATGATGGTGATCCCCGATATTTGTTTTTGTGAATATACCGACCACGGACACTGCGGCGTATTGCACCATGACGAAGTCTGTAACGATCAAACCGTGGCTAACTTAGTTAAACAATCCATTACCGCCGCCAAAGCGGGAGCCGATATGCTGGCGCCATCGGCGATGATGGACGGCCAGATTAAAGCCATTCGCCAAGGGCTGGATGAGGCAGGCTTTGAGCACATTGCCATTTTGGCCCATGCAGCCAAATTCGCCTCATCCTTCTATGGGCCTTTTAGGGCCGCGGTGGATTGTGAACTTAGCGGAAACCGTAAAGGCTACCAACTCGATTACGCCAATGGTCGCCAAGCCTTGCTCGAAGCGCTGCTCGATGAAGAGGAAGGCGCGGATATTTTGATGGTGAAACCCGGCACGCCCTATTTGGATGTGTTAAGTCGCCTAAGACAGGAAACCCACCTTCCCTTAGCGGCTTATCAAGTCGGCGGCGAATATGCCGGCATTAAGTTTGCCGCACTGGCGGGCGCCCTCGATGAGCGCGCCGTCGTCACCGAAACCTTTATCGGGTTAAAGCGGGCCGGCGCCGATTTAATTGTCAGTTATTACGCGAAACAATATGCCGAGTGGTTAGCGCAATCCCGCTAATTCGCTAAGTCTTAAGCTTATCAGCCAAGCAATTAACGAAAACGCCACCCTATCGGTGGCGTTTTTTATCCGTCATTTTGCTCGCACATTAAGCTTATGCTTGTAGCTCGGCAAAAAGGGCTCTGATCTTCTCAACCTTTGGCCTTACCACAATTTGGCAATAGGGCTGCTCGCCATGCAGGGCGAAATAATCATTGTGGTAATCCTCAGCGGGATAAAATGACTCAAAGGCCACCACTTGGGTCACTATCGGCGCATCAAATACCTTTGCCTCGGTTAATTTGGCAATCATGGCGTTAGTCTCTTCAATCTGCGCCGCATCATGGGCAAAGACGACCGAGCGATACTGCGGCCCTTTATCGTTGCCTTGTCGATTAAGCGTGGTGGGATCGTGACTCTCAAATAACACCTGCAGCAGCGTTGTAAAGCTGATTTGCGCGGGGTCAAATTCGATGTGCACCACTTCAGCATGCCCGGTTAATCCCGAACACACCGACTTATAATCGGCATCGCTCGCCTCGCCACCCGAGTAACCTGAACTGACATTCAGCACGCCCTTAAGGCTCTTAAAAATCGCTTCAACACACCAAAAACAGCCCGCACCAAAGGTCGCAAAGGCCGTTTTATGCGTCGATGTTGTCACCTCATCGGCCGCTTGAAACAGCATGGAGACAGAGTTAACGCAGTGACGAATATTCTTCGGCGTTAAATATTCCCCTTCGAACACATGGCCTAAATGGCCGCCACACTGACTACAGACGATTTCGGTACGGCGACCATCGGCGTCAACATGACGACTCACTGCGCCCGGAATTTCATCATCGAAGGCTGGCCAACCACAGTGGGCATTAAACTTATCTTCTGAGCGATACAAAGGCGCATGGCATTTTTTGCACAAATACACGCCTTTGGCGTCATGTTTATAGTACTCACCGCTAAAGGGACGTTCAGTGCCCTTTTCTTCTATGACATAGCGTTCAAAATCAGTCAGTTTGTTCATAAAAGTCTCCTTTAGCTCCTAAGGTATTCGCCTGCATAAGACCGTTTATTCCTTAGGTTTATTGC comes from the Shewanella mangrovisoli genome and includes:
- the minE gene encoding cell division topological specificity factor MinE, with the protein product MSLLDYFKSKKKPSTAVMAKERLQIIVAHQRGQRDTPDYFPQMKQEIIAVIRKYVHISDDQVSVQLDQNDDNLSVLELNVTLPDR
- the fadD gene encoding long-chain-fatty-acid--CoA ligase FadD; translated protein: MDQPWINHLPKDVPAEINADQYSSLVDMFETAVAKYADQPAFINMGATLTYRKLEERSRAFAAYLQNELKLQKGDRVALMMPNLLQYPIALFGILRAGMVVVNVNPLYTPRELKHQLVDSGAKAIVVVSNFARTLEEVVDQTPVKSVIITGLGDLLSAPKRTLVNFVVKYIKKLVPKYDLPHALSMRETLSRGRRMQYVKPVITGDDLAFLQYTGGTTGVSKGAMLTHKNVVANVLQANGAYSPALRDGNEFVVTALPLYHIFALTVNCLLFLHKGSQNLLITNPRDIPGFVAELKKYPFTALTGVNTLFNALVNSSDFAELDFSRLKLSIGGGMAVQKAVADKWQSITKTRLLEGYGLTEASPLLTCCPYNLDGYNGSIGFPAPSTLIQVRDDAGNVLPQGETGELFGKGPQIMKGYWQRPEETAKVIDKDGWLATGDIGYMDEQGFFYIVDRKKDMILVSGFNVFPNEVEEVIALHPKVIEVAAVGVPNDASGELVKVFVVAKDKSLTADDIIKHCRAHLTGYKVPKLVEFRDELPKTNVGKILRRELRDEVKRA
- the hemB gene encoding porphobilinogen synthase, yielding MSSTRENPLKPLRRLRRLRRTEAMRDLVRETQVSLSDLVHPLFIEEHISQAVPISTLPGISRLPESALADEIQRLYALGIRYVMPFGISHTKDAQGSDTWDDNGLLARMVRTIKTAAPEMMVIPDICFCEYTDHGHCGVLHHDEVCNDQTVANLVKQSITAAKAGADMLAPSAMMDGQIKAIRQGLDEAGFEHIAILAHAAKFASSFYGPFRAAVDCELSGNRKGYQLDYANGRQALLEALLDEEEGADILMVKPGTPYLDVLSRLRQETHLPLAAYQVGGEYAGIKFAALAGALDERAVVTETFIGLKRAGADLIVSYYAKQYAEWLAQSR
- the minC gene encoding septum site-determining protein MinC, encoding MSKPSLELKGASFTLSVLHINSSDLNAVMAELDSKLAQAPQFFLGAPLVVNLSAIQDNDFNLHGLKELLLSRQLVIVGITGATTALSNQAKTLGLAIVKAGKQSVTPPPAPRQTKVLKQNIRSGQQVYAKNGDLIIFGAVGNGAEVIADGSIHIYGALRGKAMAGAAGDSSAVIIAHSLEAELVSIAGQYWLAENLQQHSSDKSGCIRLNGESLIVESLPL
- the rnd gene encoding ribonuclease D, whose amino-acid sequence is MSVFQYVSDEASLNALVAQYQQSPLLVLDTEFVRTRTYYAKLGLIQAYDGKTLALIDPVALPDLSAFWSLLDNPNIIKLVHSCSEDLEVFAHYGQRQPTPLFDSQIAASLCGMGHGLGYAKLVETCLGEVIDKGESRTDWMRRPLTEAQLSYAANDVLYLYQLYPQLADKLKAQDRLGWLYEEGERMTEGRLATPDMDTAYLRVKNAFQLTEHQLAYLKVLAKWRLEKALARDLALGFVIKDHGLIALAKKQPKSMGDLLKLNDLTEQEKRIHGKDILRVMQTADLSNPPELVDVLALKPGYKSAFKNIKTCLTELCEQHAIPMEMLGSKRHIHEYLQWRWDKQQGELPTVLSGWRGQIAAESLAKLDV
- the tsaB gene encoding tRNA (adenosine(37)-N6)-threonylcarbamoyltransferase complex dimerization subunit type 1 TsaB, whose amino-acid sequence is MTTPQDSVCILALDTCTEACSAALYYQGQVFAELADAPREHSQRLLPMVEAVLKQANVGLDKLDAIAYGRGPGSFTGIRICTSMTQGLALGLDLPVIGISTLAAMAQMAIAEHAAEQVLCCIDARMGEVYWGQFVAVDGIATLVGKEVVSAPEQVELVFDLNKPIVGCGTGFDAYPELLALGCGITTLAAVKYPDARAMLALAEAGIKAGLTTSVDELEPVYLRDTVTWKKLPGRE
- a CDS encoding alpha/beta hydrolase is translated as MWQSFAPKNQVEFVLPHIKLSGRLWGAKDKPLLLALHGWLDNANSFEPLVEYLPHYQILAIDWPGHGFSAHRPGHYPLHWIDYLYDLDALLAMLPQKPLAIIGHSLGGIIASAYTATFPEKVNKLILIEALSPLFESATQAKTRLRKSFYQHEKFLAQKHKQLKVYDNMDTAVKARVHLTGLAEPWCRLLLERNMQPTTDGVAWRSDPRLRLDSPMRLTFEQVDALMQHVSVSTLLICGKQGFSQLQAALPKARKWFTHLSEHMLEGDHHVHMDNAKGVAHLIQQFVE
- a CDS encoding M50 family metallopeptidase, whose protein sequence is MPDSAPVSSQSRFTPRLTGGLPSRGLFIIELMLALILTRIPYLSVPFKWLESYFHELSHGIATVLSGGIVSHIQLFPNGAGFCFSQGGSPLVIGFAGYFGAACWGYLIYLLATWPKGIRLSFAFLGGLVVLSGLLWGRDLLTLAILAVLTIVLLLPLKLSKNKILTQFLRIIGLMIMLNALASPTVLLGLEGQGDAVLLAERSWIPAWIWVAIWLFCSICALFMAWRRIDSATSR
- a CDS encoding bifunctional methionine sulfoxide reductase B/A protein, with product MNKLTDFERYVIEEKGTERPFSGEYYKHDAKGVYLCKKCHAPLYRSEDKFNAHCGWPAFDDEIPGAVSRHVDADGRRTEIVCSQCGGHLGHVFEGEYLTPKNIRHCVNSVSMLFQAADEVTTSTHKTAFATFGAGCFWCVEAIFKSLKGVLNVSSGYSGGEASDADYKSVCSGLTGHAEVVHIEFDPAQISFTTLLQVLFESHDPTTLNRQGNDKGPQYRSVVFAHDAAQIEETNAMIAKLTEAKVFDAPIVTQVVAFESFYPAEDYHNDYFALHGEQPYCQIVVRPKVEKIRALFAELQA
- a CDS encoding class I SAM-dependent methyltransferase, whose protein sequence is MKKVTLVASMLIAGLCSGMAYADEGLDKAIKSEFRQAKNASRDIYRHPAETLTFFGITPTQTVIELWPGNGWYTEILAPYLAPKGQYIAASFETTPSTDTPGNRYRANAGVKFDTWMTANKALFGNAKMVVLDPPAKMNLGADGSADLVLTFRNLHNWASSDQLENVFAASYKVLKDGGVFGVVEHRANKGMNMSTGYMDQDEMIALAKKVGFTLAESSEINANPKDTKDYAKGVWTLPPSFALGDTDKEKYQAIGESDRMTLKFIKKSR
- the minD gene encoding septum site-determining protein MinD; amino-acid sequence: MAQIIVVTSGKGGVGKTTSSAAIATGLAIQGHKTVVIDFDIGLRNLDLIMGCERRVVYDFVNVINGEANLNQALIKDKRCEKLFVLPASQTRDKDALTKEGVGRVLDDLAKEFDFIICDSPAGIEQGAMMALYFADIAIVTTNPEVSSVRDSDRILGMLQSKSRRAELNLEPIKEYLLLTRYSPSRVKSGEMLSVDDVKEILAIELLGVIPESQSVLKASNSGVPVIIDQESDAGAAYSDTVARLLGEDVPVRFITEEKKGFLQRIFGS